The genomic region TTTCAATTCTAAGGTTGAGTTATGATCCTCTTCCGTCACATATAAAAGGTTGTTTTGCCTATTGTTCTTTGTTTCCTAAAGCTTACAATATTGATAAGATGACACTAATTCAACTATGGATGGCACATGGGTTAATCCAATTGTCAAATAATATAGAGCAATTAGAAGATGTTGCAGATGAGTGCATCAAGCATCTACTTTGCAGGTCCTTTCTTTATGAAGCAAGCAATTATTTTTATGGACTATACAGGATGCATGATTTATATCATGATCTTGCACTATCAATTGCAGGGCCAAACATTAGATTTGACTATTTGGATGGAAAAACTCATCATGTATCATTTTCTAGTGTCTCATCTTTTACTAAAACTTTAAGTTTGGTTAAAGAAAGCTACAAGATACGTACAATTCTTTTCACACATGGAGAGTCATTTGGTTCAATGGATGAGTCAACATTGAGTACACTAATTGAGAGTTTCCCAAGGTTGCGTGCATTAGATATACATAAATTGAATATTAAAGTAATGCCAAATTCCATAGGAAAGTTAATACATTTGAAGTACTTAGATCTTTCTTTTAATCCCATTGAAACTCTTCCTGATTCAATTACTACATTGTTGAATTTGCAAACACTAAAACTTCAGGAATGTGGGAATCTTGAACAATTGCCTAGGGACATCACAAAATTGGTTAGCCTTAGGCACCTTGATAATAAGGGTTGTTATAAGTTGAGAATGCCTCAAGGATTACGGAAAATGACTGGTCTTCAGTCATTACCATTATTCATTGTGGGGAATAATGGTGGACTAGGCGAATTATATGGGCTAAACAACCTCAGAGGAATACTAAGGATCAAAATTTTAGTACGATTGGAAGATGTTAACTCACAatccaaggaaaaaaatataagggAAAAGCAACATCTTAAGAAACTGAATTTAGCATGGGCTCATCAGGAAGGACATGATGAGATGTTGTTAGATTGCCTCCAGCCACatccaaatctcaaaattttgaaagtgtGGGGGTACACTGGTGTGACATTTTCAAGTTGGCTTTCTTCCATTGAAAATCTTGTTAATTTAACTTTAAGTAGATGTAATAAATGCAACCACTTGCCATCATTGTCTAAACTCCCATTTCTGGAAACATTACGTCTTTATGAAATGAAAGGTTTGGAATACATATCAGATTGTGATGTGTGTGAGGAGGCTTGTGCTTTATCCTTCTTCCCGTCACTAAAGTCACTTGTGATTTCTGGAAGCCCTAACCTAAAAGGATGGTGGAGGAGTGCATCAACACCAGATCATCAACAGAGTCAGCATAACCAGTCACTGCCTTCATTTCcttgtctttcttctttttggatTCGTGAGTGTCCTAATATGACTTCCATGCCCTTGTTTCCTTATCTGGAAATAATGTTGTACCTAAATAACGTTAGCTTAAAGCCTTTTCAAGAGACAATTCTttcctcttcctcctcatcCTCGTCCCCTCCTCTCTCCAAATTAAAATCTATGCATATAATTGGTACGGAGGATGTTGTGTCTTTGCCAGATGGGTGGGCGTCGAATCTAATTTCTCTCGAGAGTTTATGCATTTTCCATTGCAAGGAGTTAAATTTAGGGAGTGACATGGACAGAATGGAATGGCGACACTTGAATCGCCTCAGTCATTTGGAATTCCACAGCCTTCCAAGACTAAA from Castanea sativa cultivar Marrone di Chiusa Pesio chromosome 11, ASM4071231v1 harbors:
- the LOC142616975 gene encoding putative disease resistance protein RGA3, yielding MSLKIIELRQKLIAMAEDRNNFHFNEGYVKPQVSLNRETFPCLPNKEVIGRDDDKNAIIKLLLEPNNEVSVIAIVGIGGLGKTTLAQYIYNDENVNTHFELKIWVCVTNVFEVKAIVEKVINGIDEDNCTEPMRKKCRKINSEVLVVQVHNMDPFKELIKKINQKKYLLVLDDLWNEDCKSWNDLKSLLICGGKGSKIVITTRAKLVAEITRPVSTYTLEGLSKDHSWSLFEKIAFKNKKETNNTKLGEIAREIVGKCQGVPLAIESIGNALYLEKKDRWLRIKDKVQENVIEQGGGNTLSILRLSYDPLPSHIKGCFAYCSLFPKAYNIDKMTLIQLWMAHGLIQLSNNIEQLEDVADECIKHLLCRSFLYEASNYFYGLYRMHDLYHDLALSIAGPNIRFDYLDGKTHHVSFSSVSSFTKTLSLVKESYKIRTILFTHGESFGSMDESTLSTLIESFPRLRALDIHKLNIKVMPNSIGKLIHLKYLDLSFNPIETLPDSITTLLNLQTLKLQECGNLEQLPRDITKLVSLRHLDNKGCYKLRMPQGLRKMTGLQSLPLFIVGNNGGLGELYGLNNLRGILRIKILVRLEDVNSQSKEKNIREKQHLKKLNLAWAHQEGHDEMLLDCLQPHPNLKILKVWGYTGVTFSSWLSSIENLVNLTLSRCNKCNHLPSLSKLPFLETLRLYEMKGLEYISDCDVCEEACALSFFPSLKSLVISGSPNLKGWWRSASTPDHQQSQHNQSLPSFPCLSSFWIRECPNMTSMPLFPYLEIMLYLNNVSLKPFQETILSSSSSSSSPPLSKLKSMHIIGTEDVVSLPDGWASNLISLESLCIFHCKELNLGSDMDRMEWRHLNRLSHLEFHSLPRLNSLPSTLQHVTTLKTLQITLCENLKTLPQWIWKLISLERLTIYDCPNLKSLPNEMRDLTSLQSLEIAGCPELRRRCEKQTGQDLHKIAHITSGTHSIYPFFVLNFCFLAQKIDENERK